In the Vibrio sp. FE10 genome, CCCTGATACGGCAAAACTTGATGTGAACTTTAAGCTTCCAAAAATCGATACCTCTATGTATGCACGTCCTTATGTGGCGGTATGGGTAGAGAACAGCGAACGAAAGTCAGTGAAAACCATTGAGCTTTGGGTCGGCAAAGATGAATGGCTTAAAGATTTACGTAGCTGGTGGAGAAAGGTTGGACGTTACGATCGTGAATTGGTTGATGCAGTGACCTCTGCAACGCGTCCTGCTGGCCAATACCGTTTTGTTTGGGATGGTAAGAGCGATGATGGCCAAACTCTAGAACAAGGCGAGTACACGGTTCATATCGAAGTGGTTCGCGAGCACGGTGGCCGTAACTACCTTCGCCAAAAAGTATCACTTACAGATTCAAACGCATCTTACGAATTAAAAGCAACGGAAGAGACAGGTGAAATTACCCTGAACTACATCGCTAAATAGTAAGTGCGAACAGTAAAACCAAGCTGAACAGAATAGACAGTGGTCATCGTAGGCTCAGATAGAGCAACACGACTAACAATTATAAATAATGGAATTTAACATGATGAAACAGACAAAAATTAAGGCACTTGCACTAGCGGGTGTGATGGCATTTGGCTTAGCTGCAACGACAACGGCA is a window encoding:
- a CDS encoding DUF2271 domain-containing protein, translated to MKKMNWSKALLALSLLPSLGMAQAIPDTAKLDVNFKLPKIDTSMYARPYVAVWVENSERKSVKTIELWVGKDEWLKDLRSWWRKVGRYDRELVDAVTSATRPAGQYRFVWDGKSDDGQTLEQGEYTVHIEVVREHGGRNYLRQKVSLTDSNASYELKATEETGEITLNYIAK